A segment of the Streptomyces sp. NBC_00376 genome:
GAAGACGACGCCGTGGACCTGGCCGCCGCGGGCGGCAACGGCCATCTCGATCGCGTCGGTGACCAGGGAGGTGCGCATGTGGTCGGCAATCGACCAGCCCACCACCTTCCTCGAGCAGATGTCGATGACCGTAGCGAGGTAGAGCCACGTCGCACCGACGGCTATAGGTGATGTCGCCGCACCACCTGGTGTTCAGCGTGTGCGGTGAAGTCGCGCATCACCAGGTCCGGAGCAGGCGGCGCGGTCCTGTCCGCGATCGTCGTCCGCTTCTTCTTCCGCAGGTGACGGCCGACGATGTGGTTGATCCGCATCAGCCAGGCCACACGCTTGCGGTTGATCCTCCGCCCCCTCGCACGCAGCTCAGCATGGACGCGTGGGGCTCCGTAGACGCCATGGTGTTCGGCGTGGATGGCGCGGATGGCGCGGATCTCGTCGGCAAGTTTGCGCGTCGATTTCGTCGTCCATCGCAGCGGCGACATCGGATCCCCGCGCACGTCCCGCTCGACCAGCGCCAACAGCGCGGGCCGCAGTCCCGGATCTACCTCGACTGCCCACTTGCGCCCGCCACCGGGACGGCGGACCCGACCCAGCGGTTCTGCCCCCGCTTCCAACTCGTCAACACCCTTGCGGACGGTTGTTTCGCTGACCTCGGCCGCCTGCGCGACGGCCCGGATCCCGCCGCGTCCCAGAATTCGAGCCTCAGCACCCATCAGCAGACGGCACTGCCGCTCGTCTAGATGTGGGAACAACACATCGAACATCACCGCGAGTTGGCCACGGACCTCGCCGGATATGCGCATACCACACCAACGAGCCGAACCACGGGAAGCAACACCTTGATTCTCTGCGAGCCGTTACTGGCCGAGTACAGCGCACGGTGCGGCAGCCCCGCGGTGGCGGCGATGGAGCAGGTGTTGACGACCGAAGCGTGATCCGATGCGCAGGTGGGGAAGGGCGGCGCGGGTGGTGCGGACGATCCCGAGCACGTTGACGTCCAGGACGCGGTGCCACTGCGCGTCCGGATTGTCCTCGACGGTACCGGTGGCCCCGATGCCGGCGTTGTTGACGAGGATGTCAATCCCTCCGAGTGCTGCGGCGGCTGCCTGCACCGCGGCGTGGACCGAGTCGTCGTCGGAGACGTCGGCGGTGAAGCCGCGCAGCGGGGCGGGAGCGCCGCTCGGGTCGAGGTCGAGGACGGCAACGTCCGCGCCCCGCTCGGCGAGCAACGTAGCGGCGGCCAGGCCTATGCCGGACGCGCCTCCGGTGACGAGGGCGGTGAGGCCGTGGAGTTCGGTGGTCATGCACTGGCCTTGGGGTTCGACGCTTCCAGGTCAGCGGCCCAGAAGACGCCGTCGGGGTAGCGGTAGGTGTCGAGGCTCGGCTGCCTCATGGTGGCGGAGAAGCCGGGCTCGACGGGGGCCCGGTAGCGGCCTCGGTCTATCACGACCGGGGCGAGGAAATGCTCGTGGAGGTGGTCGACGTATTCGATGACGCGGTCGTCGGTGGTGCCGGATAGCGCCACGTAGTCGAACATCGACAGATGCTGGACGAGTTCGCACAGGCCGACGCCGCCGGCGTGCGGGCAGACCGGGATGCCGAACTTCGCAGCGAGCAGCAGGATCGCCAGGTTCTCGTTGACGCCGGCCACGCGGGCGGAATCCAGCTGGAGGACGTCGATCGCCCCGGTCTGGAGCAGCTGCTTGAAGACAATGCGGTTCTGCACGTGCTCGCCGGTGGCAACCTTGACGGGGTGGACGCCGCGTCGGACGGCGGCGTGGCCGAGGATGTCGTCGGGGCTGGTGGGCTCCTCGATCCAGTACGGGTCGTACTCGGCGAGCGCGTTCGTCCAGGTGATCGCCTCGGCCACGTCCCAGCGCTGGTTGGCGTCGATCGCCATCCGGATGTCCGGGCCGACGGCGGCGCGGGCGGTGCGGCAGCGGCGGATGTCGTCCTGGAGGTCGGCCCCGACTTTGAGCTTGATCTGGGTGAAGCCGTCGGCGACGGCCTCCTGGGCGAGCCGGGTCAGCTTCTCGTCGGAGTAGCCGAGCCAGCCGGGAGAGGTGGTGTACGCGGGATAGCCGCGTTGCAGCAGGTCGGTGGCACGCTCATGCGCGCCCTGCTTGCCCTTGGTCAGCAGGTCCAGTGCCTCGTCCGGGGTCAGTGCGTCACTGATGTAACGGAAGTCGACCTGGGAGACGAGCCACTGGGGGTCCGCGTCGGCGAGGAGCTGCCACAGAGGCTTGCCCTCCCGCTTGGCGGCCAGGTCCCACACCGCGTTGACGACGGCTCCGATCGCCATGTGCATCACGCCCTTCTCCGGACCGAGCCAGCGCAACTGGCTGTCGCCGATGAGCGCGTGAGAGAGGGTGCCGGGGTCGGCGGTGAGTTCGGCGACCGACCGGCCGACGACGTACGGGGCCAGGGCGTCGATCGCGGCGACCTGGACATCGTTGCCTCGGCCGATGGTGAAGGTGAACCCGTGGCCCTCGTGGCCGTCCGCCGCGGAGGTGCGCAGGACGACGTAGGCGGCGGAGTAGTCGGGGTTCATGGCGTCGGACCCGTCCAGTTCCCGCGAGGTGGGGAAGCGGATGTCGTAGGTGTCGACGGCGGTAATCCGCGCCACGATTGCGGACAACTTGGCGCCTTTCACGCGTTGACGAAGGTTTGGCGCTGGGTGCCGAGGCCGTCGATGGTCAGCTCGACGGTGTCGCCCACGCGCAGGTAGGGGGTGACGGGCAGGCCGAGGGCCACGCCCGCCGGGGTGCCGGTGTTGATGACATCGCCGGGCCTGAGGACCATGTACTGGCTCAGGTACCAGACCAGGTACGCGACGTCGAAGATCATGTTCTTGGTGTGGCCGTGCTGGCGCACCTCGCTGTTGACAGCGAGGCGCAGGCCGAGTGCCTGCGGGTCGCGGACCTCGTCGGGGGTGACGAGCCAGGGGCCGAGCGGGTTGAAGGTCTCGCAGGACTTGCCGAGGTCCCATTGCGGGGAGTACTCCAGCTGGAACTCCCGCTCGGAGACGTCGTTGCTGATCGCGTAGCCGGCGATGTGCTCGGGTGCTTCCGCGGGGCTCACCAGGTAGCGGGCCTCGCGGCCGATGACGACCGCGAGCTCCACCTCCCAGTCGGTCTTGACCGAACCGCGCGGGATCAGCACCTCGTCGTACGGACCCACCACGGTGGCTGGATCCTTCATGAAGACCACCGGTCGTTCGGGGACGGGCGCGCCGGTCTCCGCGGCGTGGTCGCGGTAGTTGAGGCCGACGCAGACCACCTTGCCCGGCCGGGCCACCGGGGCGCCGACCCTCAGTCCGGTGATGTCGAGCGCGGGCAGTACACCGGCCTCGCGAGCCTCCTCGATCCGGCCGGTCACGTCGCCGGCGAGGAACTCCCCGCCGATGTCGCCGGTGAGAGACCGCAGATCCAATGCGGTCCCGTCCTGGAGGAGCAGCGCCGGAATCTCCCGTCCGGGGTCTCCGATGCGGATCAGCTTCATGTCCCGTCTCCTGTCATCACGCGGGGCACACCCCCGGGTCGATACATCCGATGAATCGGCACGGCTCGACCATACGAGCGAGAGCCGCTCCATCGCAAGCAGACATCCGATGTTTCCTGCGAAAGAGAGGTCCGAGCCGCCGCACCCACTCCCCCGACCCCTCACCCAGCAACTCTGGAAAGGGGCTTCGTGGGCGGACAGTGTTCACTTACGCCCCGCTCCACCCATCCGTCTGACACATGCAGCCAGACCGTCACTCGTCGATCCATCCGATGATTCATGAACGGACGGCTCGTCGTGCGTCCCCGACTCGCCTCCACAAAGGCCGTCGCGCCCCCGCAGTGGGGGGCGCGACGGGTCGGGGAACGTGCGGGCGCCCGCGAACAGTGGGCCCTCAGTCGACGGGCGATAAGACGAAGGTGAACTCGCTCGGCCCGGCCTGGAGTCGGTACGGGGACAGCGGGCCGGACCGCAGGACGCCGAGCCGATGCCGTGCTCGCCGTGGTCGAGGTTGACCCACACCGTCCCACCGGGAACGGGGTCGGTACGAGGGGGCGGCGTCGAGCTCCTCCGTGCTCCAGAGCCGGGCGGTGAACCAGAACTCCGGGTCGCCCTCGGCTCGGAGCCCGCCTAGCTCCAACCAACAAACTTCGGACCGGGCGCCGTTCTCCTGCGGGCGGACGCAGGGGGTCTGCAGACCGTCCACGGTGCAGCGCCCATGGTGGACGCCTCAGAACTGCAGGGCGGTCCGCGTCAAGGCGAACACCGCCTCGAAGGTGGTGTCCCACACGTGGACGCTCGCACCTCGGCGTACGCCCACGTGCAGGTCTCTTTCAGCGTGACGGTGATCCGCCGCGCGCGTCCGGCCCGACCGGGCTACTTGGCGACGTCGATCTCGTAGTCGCGCTGGGCCCGCGGCTGGCCGGAGCTCTGGTACGCCGTGATCGTGAACCGCGCCGTTCCCGGGGTGACCGGGGTTCCGACGATCCCTCCGGTGTCGGCGTTGAGCACGAGCCCATGGGGCAGGGCTCCCGAGGTCACCGCGTATCGCGTGGTCGCCGGCGTGTTGGTCTTCACGGTCGTCTCGTACAGGGCGCCCTTGGCCGCCGCGGGCAGTGGTCCGGCGTCGAGCTTCGGGATCGGAGCGACGACGGCCTGGGGGTTGCCGACCGGCTTGCCGTCAGCGTCCAGCTCCTGCAGGGACCATCGCTTGCCCGGCTCGACCACGGTCAGGTGCCAGTTCGTCGACAGGTCGCGGAACCGCGCCCGCTGCTCCGCGGTGAACGCACCCAGGTTGCGTGCCGTCTCCCATTGCTGGATGGCATCGAGCAGTCGCGTCGTGTTCTCCCCGCCCGACACGAGGCTGGAGACCGAGCTCTGGAAACCTGCCCCGGCGTTCAGACCTGCGCCTCGAGCCAGCTTCCACTCCATGGTGAGCAGACTGTCCGAGCCCTTGAGGCTGATCCAGCCGAGCATTCCGGGAAGGTAGTTCGCCTGGAGGTACTTGTTGTTCTTGAACACCTGCTCCATCGAGGTGCTGCCGACTTCGCCCCAGCTGGCCCGGGTCAGCGCGTCCCAGGTGTTCGAGGTCATCCGGCTGGTCTCGGAGATGAATCGGTCCTTGGCATTGGTTCGCCGGAACGTCCCGTTCACGAGGTGAGCCATGCCGTAAGCGCCCCAGCCGGACTCCGATGCCGACTCCAGGCCGTCCCACGACATACCGGTGATGCCGGTGTTGTTCCACGCGGTGGTCAGCCTGTCGCTGATCTCGTCGAGGACGGCATGGTTACCGATCGCGCCGCCGTAGCTGTTGGCCACGACTCGGGCGGCGCGGTCACCCACAGCGTGTGAGACCGCTACCGATCCCCATCGCGCGCGCTGCACACCGGTCAGCTTCCACTCCTTCCCGACCTGCTCGGCCGCTCCGTAGCTGACGAATTCGTCCCCAATGCGCAAGTAGCTGTGGTGCACTCCTGCAGCAAGCAGCGCGCCGGAGTCGAGGTACACGGTGGTGTCGCCGGCCGTCAACGGGCGGGTGAGCGAGGCTCTGCCCCCTGTCACGAGCCGGTCGTCGGCGGGTGGCGTGAGGTAGTCGTCGCGCGGGAACCAGGACCAGTTGTAGGGCTCGTCGCCGGTGCTGATGAAGTCCGACAGGGTGTGTACGCCGAGCTGTACGCCGTTGGCCTCGGCGATGTCCACGGCTGCCGCGGCCCCGGCGTCGCTCCCGCCCAGGCTTGAGTCGAACTTGTAGTGGCCGCTCGACTCCCATGGGCCGTAGCTGCTGGTGAGTGAGTAGATGCGGTTCATACCGGCCGCCTTGGCGAATCGGGCCGCCGCCGGAATATTGCCGGTCTGCAGGTCGCCGAGCACGAGCCACGATTGGCTGCTCGCCTGTGAGGCCTTCTGCCACTGACCGTTCAGCCTCGGGTAGGGCAGCTTCTCACCTGCCGCGATGTAAGACAGGATCGTCGGCGTCGCCTCAGGCGAGGCTCCGAAGAGTGCCATCTTGGAACCGGCGACCTTGCCGTCGCGGCCGGGCAGCGGCCCGACCGGGATCGGATATCCGTTTACCTTGCGGTGGCGTTCCTCGGTGTAGTCGAAGGTGAAGGCGCGCAGTACGGAACCCCAGGGGGTCACGCCTGCAGCGCTCCACTCTTCCAGAGAACCCACGCTCACATGGTCCGGGTCGTGGTCAATCTCGCTCTCCCAGCCCATGTCCTGGTACTCCTGCGGCCAGGCGCCTTCGGTACGGTCGGTCAGCGGCCGGAGCCCTATGGCGAAATCGTCGTCGCGGACCACGCCCACCGATGTGCCGACCGTCTCGGAGATCGACGTGGCCAGTGGGCCCCAGAGAAGGGTCTGCACATCGACGTCCTTCGGCGCGTCGATGGCGACCGCCTCGAACGTGGTGTAGCCGGCCTTGCCGACCACCTCCACCTGAATCGTCCAGTTCGCCGCCGTGTTCCTGAACGAGAGGATCCGGCCGCCGCGCCCGGACCGATTCACCACGGTCGGCCGTTGCTGTGCGCCGTCGACCACCAGGCTCACCAGGGACGCGGCACGATCGGGCGCCATGTAATCGACCCCGGTCCTGACGTCAACAAGTCCCACGATCGTCCCGGCGGCGTCCAGCTTGAGTTTCAGATAGCCGGCCCCGATCTCGATCGACGGAGCCAGACCGGCGGGAAGTGCTTGCGCCGGCTGTGCTGCGACCACAGTCAGAGCGCCGATGGGCAGCATCGCGGCTGCCAACGCACCGGCGCCTCCGCGAAGTACAGCTCTGCGCGGGGTGTGCTGGGAAGGCGTGCTCTTTGAGAACTGCATGATGGTGCTCCTGTCATCTTTGACGGAAACTGCGCTGCACCGGCCGCTTGCGCCGGTCATCCCTTCGTGGCGCCACCAGTCAGGCCACGGACAAAGTGCTTCTGGAACGCGAGGTAGAAGGCCAGGACGGGCAGTGTGGCCAGCAGCATGAAGGCGAACACCGCCCCGAAGTCCTGCTGGTAGGGGCCAATGGAGCGGAAGATCCCGACCGTCACGGTGTTCCCGGCTCCCGGGCCCAGGACGAGCAGCGGGGTCAGGAAGTCGTTCCAGACCCAGACCCCGAGAAAGATCAGCACGCTGGCCGACGCAGGCCGCAGGAGTGGGAAGACCACCTGCCAGAAGGTCCGGAACCGCCCGGCACCGTCGACCGCTGCGGCCTCTTCGAGCTCGCGGGGGATCGAACGGATGAAGCCCATAAAAACGAGCACCGCGAACGGCAGGTAGTACCCGACGTTGACCAGCACCGCGCCCGGCATCGTGTGCAACAAGCCGATGGCGTTGAGAATCCGCGTGATCGGAAGCATGATCACTGCGGGCGGGATCATCAGGCCGGTCAGCATGACGCCGAGGACGGCACGGCTCCACCAGCGGCCGGACCGGACGAGGTGGTAGGCCGACATCGCGGCCAGCACGGTGGTGATCAGGATCGAGAAGGTGGTCAGTATGACGGAGTTGACGAGCCCGTACCAGAACAGCCCGTCAGGCCGCTGGAGCACCTGCACGATGTTGTCGAGGGTCGGCGGAACCGGGAGCGCGAGCGGCGATGCGACGACCTTGGCACTGGTTTTGAAAGCGTTGACCAGCGCCACGTAGAGCGGCAGACAGAAGAAGGCCGCCACGCCAGTGGCCAACAGCGGGCGGACCCACGGCGTTCGGGAGTTCACAGGTTCACCTCTCGTCGTTGCAGGAGCTTGAGCACGGTCACGCTCGCGATCGACACCACGACGAGCATGATCCCGGCCATCGCGGACGCCACTCCCGGGCGTTGCTCGGAGAAGGCGGTGCGGATCACCTCGAAAGCGACGGTGGCCGTTCCGTCGGTGCCGGGGCCGCCGTTGGTGAGCACGGCGATCTGGTCGTAGACCTTGAACGCGCTGATCATCAGCATCACGGTGTTGATCGTCAGCGCGGGCGCGAGCATCGGCCAGGTGATCGCGCGGAACTGCTGCCAGGGGCCGGCGCCGTCGAGGCTCGCCGCCTCCTCGAGCTCGACGGGGATCCCCGCGAGCCCGGCGAGGTAGACCACGACGGCGAAGCCGAGCAACTGCCAGACCATGATCCCGGAGACGGAGTAGATCGCGTACGACGGATCCGTTAGCCAGCCCGGCGGGCTCTTGACCCCCAGTGAGACGAGGGTGCTGTTCAGCAGGCCGTCGTCCGCCAGGATCGAGCGGCCGATCACCGACACCACCACGGCGGAAAGGATCACCGGTGTGAAGTAGACGCCGCGCAGCAAGCTGTAGAGGCGACCCTGCCGGCGCAGCAGCAGGGCGATCACGAGACCGAGCAGGTTCGTCAACAGCACCACGATCACCGTGATCACCACGGTGTTCCACAAAGAGTGCCGGAACTCCTCGTCGCCGAGAAGGAAACCGTAGTTGTCCAGGCCCACGAAGGAGGTGTTCGGGCGGGTGGCGCGCTCGTCGGTCATCCCGATGTAAAGGGTCCAGAGGATGGGTGCCAGAACCATCGCGGTGAAGACCGTGAGGGTCGGCAGGACGAAGACGGCGAAGGCTCCCGCGGACGGCCATGTCCAGGTGCGGCGCCTGCGCGGCCCACCCGTGCGCTTGGACGGGGCCGCGGTGGGCTCCGGCCGTCCTGGCCGCGGGACTCCTCCAGCGGCAACGTCCCCCGTCCGGGAGCGCAGGGGATGCGTCACTTCGAGAACTCCTTGAACTGCTTGTTCAGCGTCGCGACGAACTTGTCCACGTCCGCACGGCCGTTGAGGAGATCGTTCAGTGCCGCGTCGACCTTGGGCATGAAGCCCGACGGCAGGGCCGGGACGCCGCCTTCGTTACCGAAGCTCGGTGTCACGGTTCCGCTGGACTGGGCCCTGTTGTAGAGATCGAGGGTGGTGTTGTACAGCGGCGGCAGGCCGGACGGCGGCTTGTAGCCCTTGAGGGCGACGAACAAGCCGTCGTACCGCGCTCCGCCGTCGGCGTTCAGCTTGGAGAACTCGATGGCCCACTTCTTGGCCTTGGCGACGTCGGGGGACTTGGCGCCCACCGACAGTCCGCCGCCGGTGTACGTGGGCACAACGAGCGAGCCGTCCTGCGTGGGCATGGGGAAGACGCCGATCTGCTCCTGCTGCGCCTTGTCCGGAGCCGCCGGGAACCACGAGCCCATCGGGTACATCGCGCCCTTGCCCACGAGGAACGCCTCCTGCGCCTGTGCGTAGGTGGCCGACAGGTTGTCGACGTTCTCCTTGCCCGCCAACGCCTTCATCTTGGTCGTCGCGTTAACGAACAGCGGGTCGCTGAAATCGGTCTTCCCCGCGACCAGCTTGTCGAGCCACTTCGGGTCCTTGGCGTAGACCTCGTCGGCTACCAGTTGGGAGAAGGTCCATCGCGGGCCGAGGCCGTCCGGTGCACCGCCACCGATGACGAACGGCTTGACCCCCGCTGCCTTCAGCTTGCCGACCGCGGAGAGCAGCTCGTCCCATTTCTTCGGAGGGGTGCTGATGCCCGCCTTCTCGAAGGCCGCCTTCCGGTAGTAGATCTGCCAGGTCTGCGAGTTGGTGGGCAGCTGGTAGATCTTGCCGTTGAAGCTGTTCGCGGTCGGGCTGACCCAGTCGGCCAGTTCCTTCTTGCTGAACTGAGCGAGCTTGCCGCCCTCCGCCAGTCCGGCAGGGTCGATCGCGACCATGATGTCGGGCAGCGCGCCGGTCGAGTCGAGTTGGCGCGCGTACTCGTTGCGCTGCTCGGCACTCGGCGCGACGAGTTTCTTGATCTTCACCCCCGGCACCTTGGCGCTGGTCTTGGCGATGATGTCGTCCCAGTAGGAGGCGGTGAGGTTGGGGGTCTCGAAGGTGAGCAGGCTCAGCGTCACGTCACCGCCCGAACTGTTCCCGTCTCCGCCTTCGCTCCCGTCGCCGACGGCACAGCCGGTCAGTGCGACCAGGCCCAATGCCGCAGCCATCGCGACCCAGTTGGCCCGCTTGCTCATGAGGCCCTCCTTGCTGGTCGAACTCATCAGGGGATGCCGCTCGGCCAGAATTTAGATAAGTAAGTTTCTTTGCAATATTGCTGTTGGGGCGTCAATTTAGATAGCGTGACGCTGTGAGTCAAGACATGCGTGAAACCCAGCACAGCGCGGTTCCCGCAGGCCGTGCGGGCGATGCCCACCTGTTGCGCAAGCTCAACCTCGCAGCCACTGTGCGGGCCTTCCTCGACGCCGCGTCGCTGACGGTCAATGACGTGCGTTCGACCGTCGGAGTCTCCCGCCCCACCGCCGAGGAACTGGTGGCGACGCTGCTGGACCAGGGCTTCGTCCGGGAGTCGCTCGACCGTCCCAACGGCGAGCGGTCCGCGGGACGACCGGCCCGGCGATACGAGGTCGTGGCCGAGAACTTCGCCGTCGTCGGAGTCGACATCGGCGCCCACAAGGTGGCCGTGGTCGTCTGCGACCTGCGCGGGAACGTCGTAGCGGTGCGCAGACGCAGCGTCGATTCCGGCCTCAGGCCGGCCGGACGCATCGGGGCGGCGGCGCGTCTGGTCGAGACGACCGTCCGGCAGACCGGGACGAGCTGGGAGCACATCCGCTCGGTGGCCTGCGGCATCACCGGCGTGGCGACCGACGGCTCGGAGGTCAAAGACCTCCGCACCGTTCCTGCGGGCCAGGACCTGGACGTCTACTCGCTCCCGGGCTTCGACAAGATCGACGTGGTCTCGGAGGTGTCGAGGCGCTTCAAGCGCGACGTGCTGGTCTCCAACGACATCCACCTCGCAGCGGTGGCCGAGCAGTGGCAGGGCGCCGCCGCCGAGGCACACGACCTCGTCTACATGCACGCCGGCCGCCGCCTCGGGGCCGCGATCGTCATCAACGGGCAGATCCACAACGGACGGCACGGCCTAGCGGCGTCCGTCGGCTCCATGAAGATCCTGGGGTGGGCCGACACGATGGCGCAGCTCGACCAGGAGAGCCGCAGGCTTGCGGGCTCGGCCGCTGAGGAGTCCACCAGCGACGACGTCCGGGCGCTCTTCGAAGCGGCCGCGAACGGCGACCGCACTGCGGTGCGCACCGTCGACCGCGTCGCCGAGGCCCTCGCCCTGGGCGCCTCCGTCTTGGTCCACGCCGTCGACCCCGACCTCGTCGTGCTCGGCGGCGGCCTGTCCCGCGCGGGGGACCTGCTCACCGGTCCGTTCGAGCGGCACCTGGCCACGACCTCCCTCAACACGCCGGAGTTCCGCGTGTCCCTGCTCGGCGACGAGTCCGTCGCCCTCGGCGCCGCCCGGCTAGCCCTCGACGATCTCAAGGCGCGCCTGCTCGCCGTGCAGGCCTGATCCGCCCCTCTCACCGAACCAGGAGTCACCGAATGATCGAGCCCGGACGCGTTGCCGTGCCCGCGCCCACCGCCCCCGTGTCCCTCTCCGGCCTCGGCGGGACCGAGACCACAACGATGGTCCTGCTGCCGCGGGCGGACGGCCTGCCCGACATCGGGTGGATGGGGCTTTCCCTGACAGCGACGGACGTCCGATCCCTGACGATCCCCGCCTCGGTCGAGACCACGGCCTGGAACTCCTGGCTGATCGGCTCACCGGTCAGCGTGCTCCCGGAGCACGCGCGCGGCTACCTCGGACGGCCCGCGCTGCTCGGCCACCGGATCAGCCCCGAAGGCCCCGCGAGCGACTGGTCCACCGCGTTCGCTCCCGGCTCGGTGCGGTGCGACGACGGCTCGCTCGTGGTCCAGGCCACCGACGAGGCGGCGGGACTCGAACTGTGCTTCGAGGCTGAAGCCGTCCCGGGGGGAGGGCTCCGCCTCCGGCACCTGTTGACCAACGTAGGTGCCGGCACCTACGTGGTCGACGCGCTCGACGTGGTCATCCCCGTTCCGACCAGCGCGGGCGAGATCCTCGACTTCACCGGGCGATGGGCCCGCGAGCGGCAGCCCCAGCGCCATGCCCTCGCGGACGGGCAGTGGGTCCGGGAGCACCGCCGCGGCATGCGCATCCTCGACGGCACCGGCCTGATTGTGGTCGGCACCCCTGGCTTCGGATACGGCGACGGTGAGGTGCTCGGTGTCCACCTCGCCTGGAGTGGCAACCACCGGTATTCCGTCGAGCAACTGAGCTCCGGCACCGCCGTCGTCCGGGCCGGCGAGCTGCTGCACCCGGGCGAGCTGGTCCTCGCTGAGGGCGAGACGTACGCGATGCCCTGGGTACACGTGGCCGCGTCCGCGCGCGGGCTCGACGGCCTGGCGGACGCCACCCATCAGTACGTCCGGTCGCTCGTGGCCCATCCGTCCCCGCCCGCACCTGTCATGTTCAACCCGTGGGAGGCGGTCTACCTCGACCACGACCTCGACACACTGACCGAGCTGGTCGACATCTCGGCCAGGCTGGGCGCCGAGCGTTTCGTGCTCGACGACGGGTGGTTCGCGGGCCGCACCTCCCTCGACGACGGCCTGGGCGACTGGAACCCGGACCCGGTGGCGTGGCCGGACGGGCTGGCACCGCTTGTGGATCGGGTGCACGAGAAGGGGATGGAGTTCGGGCTCTGGTGGGAGCCAGAGGCCGTCAACCCGGCCTCGGCGGTCCACCGGGACCACCCCGACTGGATCCTGCGCACGGGCGGTCGGTCGCCCGTGCTGGAACGCAACTGCTACCTGCTCGATCTCAGCCGGAACGATGTGCGGACACACCTGCTCGACGCCTTCGGCCGCCTGGTGGCGGCGCACCGGATCGACTTCGTCAAGTGGGACCACAACCGCGACCAGATCGACGGCGGTGACTCGCACGGCTCCGGCCGGCCCACGTCACGGCGGCAGACCCTTGCCTTCCGCGAGCTCCTCGACGAGCTGACCCGCCGCCATCCCGGCATCTCGTGGGAGAGCTGTGCCTCGGGAGGCGGCAGGATCGACCTGGACGTGCTCGAGCGGGTCCAGAGCGCTTGGACCTCCGACGTCACCGATCCGCTGTCCCGGCAGCCGATCCAGCATTGGACCGCCCAGCTCGCCCCGCTGGAGTACCTCGGCGCCCACGTCACCGCGCCGGTCTCCCACCAGACCGGCCGGACCAGCACTCTGGACCTCCGCGCGGCCACGGCCTTCTTCGGCCAGTTCGGCGTCCAGTGGGACCTCACGACGGTGCCGACCCACGAGCTGGACCGCCTCGCGTGCTGGATAGACCTTTACAAGCAGCACCGCGCGCTCCTGCACACGGGTCGGTTGACACGCGTCGAGCTGCCCGACGGTCTGCTCGCGCATGGAGTGGTCGCTCAGGACCGGTCGGAGGCGCTCTTCTCCTACGCCCAGCTCGACGAGATCGTGCCCGTGCCACCGCGGCTCCGCATCCCCGGACTCGCCCCTGACCAGGACTACCGCGCCTCGCTCGTCACTCCCACCGACCCGTCGGTGACCTGGGAAGTCACGGGCATCCAGGCCTCCGGCGCGGCGCTGGGAGCACTCGGGCTACCGGGTCCCGCGCGGGCACCCCAGAGCGCTGCGCTGGTCCACCTGCGCGCCCTCTGATCCGGCTATGGCACCTCGGGTCCGTATGACGTTGCGCATGCGCTACCCGCTTCACGCGTCGTGGTGCTGGCCCGGTTTCCGGATGCCATCCGGGAACCGGGCCAGATCCGAGAACTACAGCTCGATCCTCATCCGGGGGCTCGTGTGTACCGCTCACGCCCGCATCGGCCGCCGTGGGATCACCCGCAGCACCTGCGGAAACGAAGTCCCTTCCCCCTCGGTCAGTGCTTGTTCCAAGGCGTCCAGGGTCTCTCTGGCTGCTGCCGGTCCGGCCGATTCCTGGTGTGCCCGCACGATCGT
Coding sequences within it:
- a CDS encoding ABC transporter substrate-binding protein; the encoded protein is MSKRANWVAMAAALGLVALTGCAVGDGSEGGDGNSSGGDVTLSLLTFETPNLTASYWDDIIAKTSAKVPGVKIKKLVAPSAEQRNEYARQLDSTGALPDIMVAIDPAGLAEGGKLAQFSKKELADWVSPTANSFNGKIYQLPTNSQTWQIYYRKAAFEKAGISTPPKKWDELLSAVGKLKAAGVKPFVIGGGAPDGLGPRWTFSQLVADEVYAKDPKWLDKLVAGKTDFSDPLFVNATTKMKALAGKENVDNLSATYAQAQEAFLVGKGAMYPMGSWFPAAPDKAQQEQIGVFPMPTQDGSLVVPTYTGGGLSVGAKSPDVAKAKKWAIEFSKLNADGGARYDGLFVALKGYKPPSGLPPLYNTTLDLYNRAQSSGTVTPSFGNEGGVPALPSGFMPKVDAALNDLLNGRADVDKFVATLNKQFKEFSK
- a CDS encoding ROK family protein, with product MRETQHSAVPAGRAGDAHLLRKLNLAATVRAFLDAASLTVNDVRSTVGVSRPTAEELVATLLDQGFVRESLDRPNGERSAGRPARRYEVVAENFAVVGVDIGAHKVAVVVCDLRGNVVAVRRRSVDSGLRPAGRIGAAARLVETTVRQTGTSWEHIRSVACGITGVATDGSEVKDLRTVPAGQDLDVYSLPGFDKIDVVSEVSRRFKRDVLVSNDIHLAAVAEQWQGAAAEAHDLVYMHAGRRLGAAIVINGQIHNGRHGLAASVGSMKILGWADTMAQLDQESRRLAGSAAEESTSDDVRALFEAAANGDRTAVRTVDRVAEALALGASVLVHAVDPDLVVLGGGLSRAGDLLTGPFERHLATTSLNTPEFRVSLLGDESVALGAARLALDDLKARLLAVQA
- a CDS encoding alpha-galactosidase, which produces MIEPGRVAVPAPTAPVSLSGLGGTETTTMVLLPRADGLPDIGWMGLSLTATDVRSLTIPASVETTAWNSWLIGSPVSVLPEHARGYLGRPALLGHRISPEGPASDWSTAFAPGSVRCDDGSLVVQATDEAAGLELCFEAEAVPGGGLRLRHLLTNVGAGTYVVDALDVVIPVPTSAGEILDFTGRWARERQPQRHALADGQWVREHRRGMRILDGTGLIVVGTPGFGYGDGEVLGVHLAWSGNHRYSVEQLSSGTAVVRAGELLHPGELVLAEGETYAMPWVHVAASARGLDGLADATHQYVRSLVAHPSPPAPVMFNPWEAVYLDHDLDTLTELVDISARLGAERFVLDDGWFAGRTSLDDGLGDWNPDPVAWPDGLAPLVDRVHEKGMEFGLWWEPEAVNPASAVHRDHPDWILRTGGRSPVLERNCYLLDLSRNDVRTHLLDAFGRLVAAHRIDFVKWDHNRDQIDGGDSHGSGRPTSRRQTLAFRELLDELTRRHPGISWESCASGGGRIDLDVLERVQSAWTSDVTDPLSRQPIQHWTAQLAPLEYLGAHVTAPVSHQTGRTSTLDLRAATAFFGQFGVQWDLTTVPTHELDRLACWIDLYKQHRALLHTGRLTRVELPDGLLAHGVVAQDRSEALFSYAQLDEIVPVPPRLRIPGLAPDQDYRASLVTPTDPSVTWEVTGIQASGAALGALGLPGPARAPQSAALVHLRAL